aatgaacattttactttcctatttgtttatttttttcgaTAATAATGAATTTGAAAttgcataaaataaatactttaatcGAAAatcccaaaaaaacaaatcgcatacatacacatttcttcagacatattttatttagtCTTTAGGCCTTTAGTTTTGGATACAGCTACAATTCACATTAATTTCATGCGAATACTGCAAAAATGAAGCGTTTTAAATATATGATTAGACGTGGAGGCCTGGTTATTTTTCCATGTTTACCGGTATTTGTATTTGGTCTAAGCGTTTGCAATACCCGTGCGAAGAAGAGCCTTTATACAAATAGCCCATTCAAAACtgtaagaaaatataaacaaaatacaaaagtcaATATGAAAatgcatgcaaaaaaaacacaactaatgatacaataaaataaagagaacACTCGGTTCACTTTTACTCGTTCTCCCAACGAAGtttggagcagagagagaaagatgtagATGTCGaatgtattatgtattttttcGACCATTGTTTGGACTTTTCCCTAACTCACCACATCCAAGACATAATAACACACATCTTCACTccacttggggggggggggggggggggtaagatCTTATCAAGTGTTTGTAATGGGATGGGGAGGGTCTCCGCATGGAAATGTTAGGGGGACCTCTCATTGTGGCAGAGAGCGGTGTGGAGAAGTTAACGGGGTGGGTTGTCCCAGAGAAAATGTATTcctatggggggggggggcattgaGATGCATGAGGTCAAGCGGATTCCTGGCCAATAGGAAGAAGGTGCTGGGAAGCATCTCCAGTAGAGATGCCCTCAGATGACCACAGAccaagacacagagagagagagaagtcccCGCAGCACATAACGCACTCTGAAGTTGCAGAAGTTGCGAGATTTGGTTCTAATTTTACTCACTGAAGCCTGTGGACATGACAGAGACGACTTCACTTTGAATCAACTCTGCTTCATTTAAACAAGGTAAGCAGATTTTGCAGTTGAAAAATCGCACCTACAGCACATTGCTGCAgatttatataaaaaagaaaatacagtctCTGTTATTCACGGAATTCATTATTACTCATTCCTTTATGTTAACTGTGTattcttttaaataataaataatttctaGAGTTAGGATAGATCAtttggtattttcatgtttgaaatgatgtatctttttaatttctcttctgGTAAACTCAGAATTCAAGCCAATCGTAATTTCCTCCAGCCAACATTTTGCTCCAACTATTTCCCTGCTGATGTCTTTTTCTCAATGATTGAGCGGTGATTATAAGGGTCCATTATAAGCTTCATTAATGTTGACCTCTGCTCGATCCGACTCTTCTTTAATTAGTGTCATGACCCTgatttgtctctctgtttaCTGGCTGACTGGTGAACGgttccaaaaaaaacaaaaaacaaaaaaaaacaaacacactgcatgttCAGGCCGCTCATTTGCAGCCGCTGATGAGCATCTGATGTTTGCctgctgtgtgtcctctcagCTGGAAATATTGCAAAATCGGCTGCCCCATTTCACTGAGGATCGCTTTTCTCATTAGTTATTTTGCTTTGTTCAATATTTGCCCAATGttctcatctgcagcagcttgttttttacaggtcatttgaaaaacaagattttcttattttttactCTTACCTCACTGTAAGttgtaaatcaaatgaaaaaaaaatattgtaatcTTCATAACCGTCATCCAGCGATCAGTTTACAGTCTATTAATCtgtttgtggcatttttatgtcccGAAATTCTATAAGGATTCGTAGTTTTCATGCTGTAGCCTATTTGCATTATGGTAATCAAATTAAAGTTTCAATTTCCAAAGTTTCCAAGGGCTAAAGTAACAGCTTATTggctttaaaataatcaatgcACGTGTGGTCAACCTCTTTTGAtgtcatgtttccttttttagtTTTCTTACATTAAACTTTTATAACTCACCCCCTACTTCCttcccacccccctcctctctcttatCCACTGAAGGATACACCACCGTCTTCATTGCACCTCTGCTCCACCTCCGTGCTGTCATGTCGGTGTCTCTGTCCAGTATCCCTGTCGTGCTAAAGGACAAGAGCTACCAAAGCAGCATGCTGAAGGGTAGCCCCGCTCGGGGCTTCTACCATGCCCCTCTCCCCGGCACCCATCACTTCATGGACTTCTTCCCGCAGACTCACAGCCTCCTCCATCCGCTCAAGTCCCTCGGTCGTCTGGTGTCTGACACCCAGGCGTCCCTTCCGCTCAGCCTGCACGGCGGAGCCCCTCAGTTCCTCGGCCAGGGCGGCCACCACGCCTCGGTCCTGCACCAACACGTGTTGAGCGCCTCCGGCATCCCCTACCTGAGCCAGATGTTGACCGGGCACCCTCTCTACTCCAAACCAGAGGAGCTGGCTGCTGTGGTGACCGAGCACGCCGCCGGTCCGCTGTCCACAGACTTCAGCAGCCCGTCCAGTGAAAGGTCCTCCTCGGCCTCTTCCTCCGCCACCTCACCACCCAAGGAGAGTTTGTCTCGCCTCCGGGCCGCGGACCTGTCACCAGAAAAAACACGCACATCTTATAATTTTAGCGAGGACGACTTGTTCGCGGTGCTGTATGGTTATTCTGGGAGCCACGAGCGCAGCGTGGGTCACGCTATATCAGGAGTGGCCTTGCCCGAAAACTCAGGTGAGTCCTCTTCTTTTGTAGTGATGAAATGATCGGATGTTAAATCAGTTTAGTATGAAAATATATGATTGCATTCTTTGGCCTAGGTAGCTACAGTTTCATTGTATCCTGTAAAAAACGAAATTGTCCAAAAACGTATGAGCATATTTTTGGTCACAATAGGTCAAATGTAGTCTATCAATTTTATCGAGTGATAATATTTAGTTAACCATCAATACCTTCTTAAATTCCCTATTAATTTTATTCCCCATTTGCAcaattttgattgtttttttttcttctctagtTTCTGATTCTCACATTCTCCCACTGGACAAAGAAACACTTGAACTTCCAGAAGGTATGCACAAAGCTGCACAGATCACAttcaactgtgtgtttgtttgctcgTTGAACTGCTGGAGTTTGACGCCGCCTTGCCTCCGTGTTGCAGGTTTAACCGTCCTGCATGCAGCTTGGGGAAACGTGTCCCATTGTGGAGTTTTCACAGACAAAAGCAGTATCCCTAAAGGGACACGCTTCGGCCCTTTCCAAGGAAAACTAGTCAACACCAGCGAGATGAAGACATACGATGACAACACCTTGAtgtgggaggtgtgtgtttaatttgttttcgAAGACCCGATTCcatctaaaaaatatatatattctgtttcCAAGCTCATCTTATACTCTTTCGTACTCCAGGTGTTTGAGAACGGCCGCTTGAGTCACTTTGTGGATGGCAGAGGAGGATCAGGGAACTGGATGTCCTTGGTGAAGTGTGCTCGTTTCCCAGAGGAGCAGAACCTGATTGCTGTGCAGGTCCAGAGTCAGATCTTCTACGAGGCCTGCAAGGAGATCAGGCCAGGCCAGGAGTTGCTGGTGTGGTATGGAGACTGCTACATACAGTTCCTCGGCATCCCACTTACCCTGAAAGACCCCAGGGAGGACAGCAGCGTGGTTCCTCCCACAGAAGGTCAGACTTTAACCTTGCTTTCAGCAGCGCCCGCTTGGTTTATTTTACCACCACACTAAATAtatgttttctatattttccCCAGATACTGGAGAGGGCTTCAAGTGTGACAGATGTGGGAAGGTGTTTGCATACAAATACtacagagacaaacatctgaAGTACACACGGTGTGTGGACCAGGGCGACAGAAAGTTCCCCTGCCACCTCTGCAACAGATCTTTCGAGAAAAGAGACAGATTAAGGATCCACATCTTACACGTTCACGAGAAACACAGGCCTCACAAGGTACACGTCTGTTGGACTCACTATAGTGTAAACGCACGGTCTACCATTACATAATCGTAACACGCAGGAGGGTCATAGGTGCATTCAAAAGTTTGCGTGGTGCTGAAAGAACAGCTCCCTGCAGCGTCACTTAGACCCTGATACTTTAAATTAAAGGCAAATTAGGCCTTCTGTAAATTTGATGGTAAACACATAGCTCAAAGAATCACaagaaaacaatataaatagaattaattatttataaaacacactttcatGACTTCTTTTCCCCTCAGAAACCAATTGTTATAAATAATACacttattatttttagtttataaAGGacaaaataacttttaaatgcGGATAAAATCCTCCACTAAAATGTTAATGAATCGAAGTTAGATAATCTACCAGAATATTTCTtgaagtaaaaatgacaaataatgagaaattattaaatgaataaataacattaactCCTACATGCTAATGTATCATGTTCTTCTGATATGCAGTGCTCTGTGTGTGGAAAGAGTTTCTCCCAGTCGTCCAGTCTCAACAAGCACATGCGCGTGCACTCTGGAGAAAGGCCATACAAGTGTGTCTATTGTAATAAGGTAAGAAgcctttatttttccttttccagcGCAGTGTTGATGTATTAACCTATAGCTAGGCTATACTAATACAATGTATTAGTCTTAAAAGCGTAATAGTAggctataataataatgatatttaaatgttttatcgCCCATAATACCACAATTATCAGAGTGTGACCTGTGAGTTAAGTAGTGCCTAAGCTTCTATTTTTAACGGATATGCCTTCAAATGTTCAGTAAAATATCAACGTCAGTTTGTTACGTTGTTTTAATTATCATACAACCAGCTAAAAGAATTTCCAGCAATAGTCTCATTGTTCCCGGCCAAGACCTTCCTCTAATGGAAGTGAAGGCTTTTATCTTCCatgttataatgtttttattccccCCTCTGGCTCTATAAGTAAAGGACCTGCAGGACTTATTCTGCCCCTTACTTCTCTTCTtcgacccttttttttttaaagccgcAGTGTTCAGGATCCATTTAGCGCTGCCTCGTTTCATGGTGCATTTGGCTCGAGCCCCTCATTATTGTTTCTCTCGACGGGCACGCTCTGCGGAGACACTTACATGCTAATTATCGCCAGATGTACACCCACACTTTTGTCTGCCGAGATTATACGTTTAATTTACGGCCCTGGAATGAGCAGaagttgttttgttctttgttctcGATATCCTCCCCTTTTTTAATGCACCCGAAGAACGTTTTGTTTAACCTAATCCCCTTTCTCCTTTTCTGGGACACTTCAAGCAATGCGCCACGAGACCAGCGGTGTACAGTCACTTTATGGTTGCTAGCTTTGATAAAAATgcgaaaaagaaaacaaaaattcctcaaaatgtccttttttaaaTGACCAATAATCTTTACATGAGGGTATTAAATGGTAAAATGCTTCTGATAAAGTGAGTCTTTTTATAAAGCTATTTATTATTAGCCAaattaaacagacagacatagCATACAGTTGTACTTTGAAGTAGCTAGCTTGTCAAAAAAAGGGTCCTATTATATAAACTGCGGTTAAATCCCTTTAGCTGCTTTCTggtctttaaaaaaacagtctGTCCTGTCGAAAACAGTCTGTCCTGTCGTCTTTATTGATAGCCTCCAAAAAACGGtgaatttaacaaaaaaaaagaacagcgaAAATATTGTTATTCACCGAGggttttaattttctcttttacagGCCTTCACTGCCTCCAGTATTCTGCGCACACACATCCGCCAGCACTCCGGGGAGCGGCCCTTCAAGTGCAAGCACTGCGGGAAGGCCTTTGCCTCCCACGCCGCCCATGACAGCCACGTCCGGCGGACCCACGCCAAAGACAAGCCATACACCTGCGACCTGTGCGGGGCAACTTTTcaagaggagcaggagcttAAATACcacatgaaaagtcacaaaagtaAGAAATGATTTCGTTATAGGCCCAACAGGCCTATGCCTCTTCTAGCATTAAAGGCATTCAagtctctttttcctcttttttttttgtggatttgaTATCGAAGTTGGTTATTTAAGGTTATATAagacacacataaaaaatgcaaaataaataatgaaagtaatttaaaCAAAAACGTTAGGCTAGACACGTTTGAGACTAATATTATCCCATATTAAGGTTAATTTGTAACAAATTCGTTATGTGGaaattttgtcttttactgtaaTGGCAGACGTGCCAACGGCAGACCAAAATGCAGTTGTTTGCAGGCtatgatgctgtttttttcgTATGTAACTTACAAGCAGGTGTTTGTCTTTAGCCCAATTCGAAAAAGTGTATATGCGGCACTATTCTGCTTtgaaacagtttatttattgcgcttttttctgtttctgcaggtATACAAATGTTTGACAGCACAGTTCTTCCGTCTTCTCCGGGGACCGGATTACAGGCGGACTCTGTGATTCCAGCGAAGGACAATCCAACATTACAGACAAAAGCCGGACAAAACTTTCCTTACACCGGGTTAACCCTTTCAAATCAGGAATATCGGCCCTGGAACTAGTCTATCTGAGCTAAACTATACTCCTGATACAATCCTGACAAAGAGAACCGCTCCAATCGTGTAATATTTTGGAGGATTTTAGATGATATAAATATCACAAGAAGACTAAATCTATACAGGATTATGGTAATAccatgagaaataaataaataaggccCACGATGAGGTAGGAGCTCgtagtttttatttgattgaatGCTGCTTAAGACATAAATGTTGTTCTATAACAGGCCTATATAAATAGGCTCttcattatttaaattgttGGCAAAAATGTGTCTAAATCTATttatatgttaaaatatgttgtgtgttgttttgtggcTTTAAGCTTTCACTCTGCAATGGTTTTGTGAGCTCAGTGTgattacataataataacaacattttttattttattattattattattattattattattattacacgTTGGGTTTTCACGCATTAATTAAGCTTGAAAAGCAAAGCTATTTTTTATCGTTGTAGATTCGAGCCTatttgtgtataaaataaatgttatacGCTCTCTTAATTTATAATGtatgataatattttttactGTAATGTAAGGCTGAAAAAGCAATCGAAAGTGTCATTGTTCTCTATGATCGTTCGCTTTTTCatgattaacaaataaaaaaaatcagcgCATGAAAACAAGATTGCTTGTCTGAATTGAGCAGTTTTACCTTTAAAATCACAATTGAGAACGAATAAATTGGTGACCATGatactaaataataatacagtgcAAACGTTTGTTGAGGTTaggtttggttaggtttttAATGTCGACATTGTAAAGAGAATACAAAGTTGTTAAATTATTCTAATTATACCCCATGGATGGTATCAATGTTAATATATGGTACATTTGGACACTTACAtcatggtgtgtgtgcatgtttgtgtgtgtcgtTGGCATGGGCTGTGGTCCATATTCCACCTGTGCACCAGTCCACTCAGCGCATCAGTCGGTGCATCAGTCAGTGCATATGTCTCCACTGTCTGCTGTGTATTAGCCATGTGATGAATTGGAGGCTGCATGCTCATagtaaaaatgaacaaaccCCACTGGACCAAATGAATGACAATAGCTTGCAGCAGTAAGGTGGTCTATTGCTCCAAGCACAAAGGAGATCGCCGTGACGGACATCTGCCCTCACACTGTCACCAACTGGCCCCCATGTTCTCCTGAgatcagatagatagatagatagatagatagatagatagatagatagatagatagatagatagatagatagatagatagatagatagatagatagatagatgggtggatagatagatggatggatagatagatagatagatagatagatggatggatagatagatggatggatagatagatagatagatggatggatagatcaGGTTGTGTATGTGTCAATGTGTCTGGGTTAATTTAAGGAAAGTTTCAATTGATACCACGGTGGTGGCAGCAGCATGGGGTCTGACAGATGACACAGTATCCAGCCTTTGTTTTGATGCTCTGTTATGTCACCTTTAACCTCTGGGTCAACATACTTCACAATGACAACATGTAGTCTGACATAGCAACGCTCCAACCGTGTTTAGTGCTACAACACCCATTCAAACAGTGGGAGAAGGGAAATAAAGCGAAAAGGTgattgaaaatgtaatttttgaaaataatgaataaaagataaaaactgatTGTTCAGCCTGCACGTACTGTACATTTGACATCTTGTTTTGCCATCAGAGCCTAGTGATAAAGAGCTGAAGCTGAGACTATGGCTTTTCTTTATTGGCTGTGTGCAGGGAGAAAGGCAGTAAAGTCAGTAGCACTCTGTCCagcctctgtgtttattttctataaCGGATGGACAGCAGACTTCAGGGTCAGGGGTCACCTCCTCACTGAATGTTTAAcagcctccctctccctttAAATAGCCAAAATATGGATGCTTGAACAAGTGTAGATCAACCTTCAGTGGACCTGCCCCTCCCACGTATACAACCCCCGAGCCTCCATGAAGTGGCCTGCTGTGAAAAGGGAGGATACTCCCCTTTGTGGTTCTCCAGGAGCAGAGgggtggaggagagaaggatgggacaagagacaaagacaaaaagaaagacagaaggagaaaaaggagaatgAGCTGCCAGAGCTGAAATACTGAGATTGTTAGCGAGCCTTGCTAGAAGACTGGTTTTACTAGCACCTCTCTGATTGGCTTATTTAGGACTCGACCCTCCAGCATGGAAGGATTTGTATCTAGGTTGTTTATACGGATTGATTTCACACTTAACATCCCGGCAAGTTAACAGCGCCTCTGGAGGACCATCCATCAGATTAATCTCTGTATTAATGTGATATTAATGCTACGAGTGGTGGACTTTTACGGCCTAGGTTTTCTGGGGTTAATTCCTTCCGAGGTTGAAGCAAAGGGCCATAACTCTCTCCAAAACAATGCACGATGAACACTCAAATCCATCTCATAAATGGGCACATATCTGAATTTAGTGCTGTGGTTAATTTATAATGTTTATTGATATAAAGAGGAGATTGCTATTGCAAGGTAATTCCGACATCTGAGGCCAGCTGTGAGtttcatgtttgaaaaatgcttcacctctcttctcttctcttctctttttctcagtcTGCTAAGCTAGTGGAGCTGAGTGGTCAAATGCTCTGATGTATTAGCTTCTATTGATTGCCTAATAGCTGtcagtgtagtgtgtgtgagtgtatgtgtgtctgtgtgtgtgtgtgtgtgtgtgtgtgtgtgttgtagtctggCTGATGTTGAGGCCAGCTCCTGTTTAAGTCCGGCCTCAGACTCTCATCTGAGTGGGCTCATAAAGTATAACCACACCAGCTCTTTGTCAATCTGTGCCACTGTCTGCCTCAAACCAAAAGAAAACTCAGTGATTATGAAGATGAAGGAGATTTCTGAAACGTACTGCTTACTTTTtgcttttatgttgttttcattatgcAGTCATCTTCCCTTCTTCTGCATTCAGCCTGATTGCCATTTCCTGCCCATACCctaaaacacatacagtataatctTTGTGGGTCATTCTGGTTTAGTTGACTTGTGTCCTGAGTgtctctcatttgttttcttgttctaCCAGAAACCATCCAAAGAAGCAGCTTTTAGTGtctttaatttagaaaaaaacaacataattgaGTACTATgcagtttattcattttaaatgggcTTTGAAAGTCTTTCCTGGGCCCAGTAGTGATGAAAGCTTTTACCTTTTACCTGATACCTTCCCTATGCAAGACCATCCTTTTGCATAAGTAGGATGTTGTTTTCTCCACCATTTTCTTGTTATAATAGTAACTACATATGATCTTAAATGCACCCCGAGGTTAGCCAAAACTCTGCTATCACACACTTTTCTGCCTTTGACTGATTCATTTCTGTACTGTACTATAAAAGTACTCAACTAACTAATTACTGCACTGTAACTCTATTTCCAGTCTAGCATTTTATGTCTAATTGTATTTAACttcctgtaaaaataaaatttcctCATCTTGTTTCCTTTagattttatttcagatttcatGTGCAGTTTTATTAGGTATAAGTTTTCTGACAAAAGATGCAGACTTTTTTTCTGATACTgattatcaatatttttcatctgGCTCTGCTTTGTTGCAtctttattttagattttttgtttttctttgcttcagTCATAATAGCATGATATCGGTGTGAcctctgtctttaaaaaaaacattggagTTAAGTGATTTAATTCCAGTGGGTCCTCTGAACTGTGCCCCCCTTCCTGTTCCCTCTGTCAGGACTTGAGTTGGATCAGCTTGTGTCCTGCCA
This DNA window, taken from Seriola aureovittata isolate HTS-2021-v1 ecotype China chromosome 20, ASM2101889v1, whole genome shotgun sequence, encodes the following:
- the prdm14 gene encoding PR domain zinc finger protein 14, which translates into the protein MSVSLSSIPVVLKDKSYQSSMLKGSPARGFYHAPLPGTHHFMDFFPQTHSLLHPLKSLGRLVSDTQASLPLSLHGGAPQFLGQGGHHASVLHQHVLSASGIPYLSQMLTGHPLYSKPEELAAVVTEHAAGPLSTDFSSPSSERSSSASSSATSPPKESLSRLRAADLSPEKTRTSYNFSEDDLFAVLYGYSGSHERSVGHAISGVALPENSVSDSHILPLDKETLELPEGLTVLHAAWGNVSHCGVFTDKSSIPKGTRFGPFQGKLVNTSEMKTYDDNTLMWEVFENGRLSHFVDGRGGSGNWMSLVKCARFPEEQNLIAVQVQSQIFYEACKEIRPGQELLVWYGDCYIQFLGIPLTLKDPREDSSVVPPTEDTGEGFKCDRCGKVFAYKYYRDKHLKYTRCVDQGDRKFPCHLCNRSFEKRDRLRIHILHVHEKHRPHKCSVCGKSFSQSSSLNKHMRVHSGERPYKCVYCNKAFTASSILRTHIRQHSGERPFKCKHCGKAFASHAAHDSHVRRTHAKDKPYTCDLCGATFQEEQELKYHMKSHKSIQMFDSTVLPSSPGTGLQADSVIPAKDNPTLQTKAGQNFPYTGLTLSNQEYRPWN